The sequence AGGAGGCTCTGTTCATACTCGCTCATCTCGTGGGCGACATGGCACAGCCGCTTCATGTCGCTGCGCCCTACCTCGATCCCAACGGAAGCCTGGTCGATCCGGACGTCACGCACACCATCGACCCGTCGACCGAAACTGCGGGCGGCAACTGGATCCACGATAAAGCCATCACTGTCGGAAGCGACGCGTTCCATCATGCCTGGGACGACACCCCATCCGATCTGGGAGATACCGCCCCGCTGGTCTTGGTGAACGTCGCAAAGGCCGTTCCGGCCGATATGGATCGCATCGAGAACTGGTCGGCAATTTGGGCCACGGACACGATCGCGGTGGCAAAGCAGGCGATGTCGAACGTGACCTACACGAAGATAGGTCCCAGGAAGTGGACGATCTCCTTCTCGGATCGAGTCGCCTACCTTCAGTCGGCGGATGCTATCAAGCGACAGCAGCTTGCCAAGGCGGGAGCCCGTCTCGCCGAAATCGTGAACCACATTTGGCCCTAGCCAGAAACACACTTTCGCGGGAACGATCCGTCAATCTTCGTACTCGGTAGCCGCGGGCGGCTCTTTGGGCGACGGCTCGGGCGTCGTTGTAGTCTGCTTCTTGATCCGCATCGCCAGGATAGTCGCATAAAGATCACGCGGCGAGGCCTTGTCGAGGTCCTACAGATCACGATAGTTGGCCAAGAAATCCAGGATGCTCGGCCTCAGTGGCCGCGTGTCTGTCGGTGCTCGCGTTTTGAGCTTCCGGTCGAGGTCGAGCTTGGTGAGCTCGATTGCGTGCTTACGCCATTCGACCTCTCGATCTTGTCTGTCGCGCGCACGTACGACAAATTTGGTGATCACCCCTGTAAGGACGGCAACGATCACGGCAGCGGTCGCACCTACGACGGCTGTTACGACTGTCAACGTAGCCGGCTGAAGCTTGGACAGCTCTTGAAAAAGCTCTTGAAGCGCGCTCATGGAGAGGATCTCAGGCTGACATGGCTCCGCCCGCCTGACCTTCCGTTCTGCCGACAATGAATTTCCGTTCCAGGACCTTCCCGGTCGAATCCTTGGCGATCACGACCAATTCTGCCCCGCCCACGCCCTGCGGCATCCGCATCTCTTCGTGACACGGTGGGTCGGGACAATCGCTGTCGTGCACCACCTTCCCGCTCAGCCGGACGGTAATGCGGGTCACGCCAATGCCACCCAGGATCGTAAACCGGAAATTCCTGCCTTCGACAGGCGGCTTTGCATCCAATTCCATTCGTGAAACCATTCGCTAGTGAAGGGATAGCGTACCCCACTTAGCGCCGCAGTGCTTTATTGACGCTACTATGGACACCATATTGCCAAGTGCTTCTTGCGCGAAGCGGATAGATAGGGGCCCTGCCACGCGGGATCGTCCGACAAGTGCGACCACGGTACCTTACCCTGATCGAACTGCCGTTTGACGTAGGCACGCCAGGAATAGTGCTCATATGTTGCAAGACAGGCGACGCTGTACGCCTCCGCCAGAGATCGATTGCCGTGCACCACGACAAAATTGTCGTCGTTCTGCTCGCTGGCGGAGCCGGAAAAGTTGTGGGATCCGGTGACGACCTTGCAGTCGTCTGAAAAGGGGTCGATCACAATCATTTTTGAGTGCGTAATCGCATGACCGACGCCAGGGTTCTGGTTGGGAAACAGAAACTGATTGCGCGTCACCTCACCAATCCAGTCCGAAAAGGATTTCACGACGCCTTCGGGCTGCACCAGAGCCGTCTCAAATTCATGGGACTCGGTATCGACGCCTCTCAGCGAGAATTTTTCGCGGTTATCTGAATTCCACTGACCGTGTTCGAAACTGCAACCGGCATTGCGATCTCTCCTTCCCTCGATGGCCATTTGACCGCGTCAGGCCCTGCTCAGGAAGCTGGTCGACACCTTCATCGGCTCGTCGGCCAGCGCAAACATCAAGTTCTGCAGCGCTATGCCAGAATGGAGCCGCAGCACATCCCCGATCGATGATGATCATGCGCCCGCGCAACGGGCTGATGGCCCTCGTCGGTCACCCTATGAACCACTGCTTTGCCCGACGTTACAAGTAAATATTTCGGTATTTCGAAACTCAGAGTTGACGTAACGCGCAGCGGCCTTGGTGGATATATCGCTCCCAAAAGCGCAACCCCTTCGACGGCGATTCCTAAATATCTCCATGCAGTGGACCTGCATCCCTATTCACAACGAAACGGAGACATTTATGGCCGATGCGCCAACACGCTGGAGCCTTCCAGCATCAAGAAGTTCAAAATCCACAAACATCGAAGAGAGTCTTATCGGCAACTATCCATCTCACCTTCGGGGGATGGCCACCAATCGTTATGGTGGCAATAAGCTGCAACATGAGTGCGGCTTACGAGGCGTGACGTACGGAGCGGCGGGACCAGCTCGCGTCTACAAAGAGCAACGGAAGCAATACGAGAACGGCCTCCGTGAAAATGGAGAACTCTCGTGATCTGCAGCAGTTCAATGCCTCCGGAACAGAGCCGCAAGATCAAGTCCCGATCGCTTTGGGATGAGCCGGGAAACTCACCCTCTCCACCGCTGACCGCACAGCCCGCCCCGCCAGATCGCCGCAAGTCGTATCGCCAACGCTATCCCGACTCGTTACCTACCGACGTTCTCGAATGGCTGCAGCTCAACAAGCCTCAGAGTTATAAGGAACTGATGGATTTGCGGCGAGCCCTGTACGCTCGACGTACGACCGGAAAGTACCGGATCCGACTTGGTGGCCTGACGTCACTCGGTGAGCAAAAGATCCGCCTGACCGGGCCAGCCAGTGCTGTTCTCATTCTCAGCGACAAGGCTCTCCGACGATGAGTTCCACAGTTTGAAGCAGAAGATCGTAACATCCGCTGAGAGTTCGCAGCTCTCTGGCAATGCTGTCGGAAAAGCGTCGAGCCCTGGAGGCTCCACGTTTGGGCTCATCATAGCCGGCCTAATCGGACTAATTGTAGTGGATCATGTCAGCGGTCCAATTCTCCCCGATGAGCTTTACTGCGCAATGGGGGCCGGATCTTCATTCATCGAGGCGGGTCGGACGGAAGCGAATTCGTGGAGCGCCAACAATGGATGCGACGCCTACAGACCAGAGTGTGCAACTAGCTGGGTACACCATCCATCAGCAAAGCGCTGCGTACATGGTACACTGTGGGAAGCAATTCAGTCAAAATTGAAAACCCTCTAAGCCAACTCCGGCCAGGAGACGATCCGCGAGATGGATAAGGTCGCCATAGGCCGGGTGGTGTTGACCAACCGCGAGCACATCATTGCGCTTGAACCACTCGACAAGGGCCTCGTCGGCACTCTCCTGCGCTACCCATACGAAGTCCGCTCCGAGGAGGAGTATTTCGACGAGATCCGAGACGCCAAAGTCACGAAGGACATGCTCGATCTCGCCAAGCACATCGTCAACCAGAAATCCGGAAGCTTCGAGCCCGAGAAGTTCGAGGACCACTACGAGGACTGCGCTGATCGACCTCATCAACAGCAAGCGGCCGGAAAGCCGATCACTCCCAAGGAGCGGCCCGCCGCCGGCAACTTCGTCAACCTGATGGAAGCGCTGCGCCGAAGCGTCGGCCAGGAGCAAACCGGCAAGACATCGAAGTCAAAGAAGCCGAAGAAGGCCTCCGGCAGAAGGAGATGCCGTTACCGATCGTTGGCAAAAAGCCGGCCAAGGAAGGGACGGCAAGGAAGTCAACGGCGACGGCTCAAAGAGAAATCAGCGTAGGTGACAACCTCATTTTTAACGTCCGCTGTCTAGGCTGAAGCAGCATCGAAGCCGAGCACGGATGGCAGCCCTCATTTACGGCTGCACGCATAGGGACAATGCGTCATTTGTCAGCGAAGCTGAGCCCTGCCAACTCAATCACGAAGCCAATGGGTGCAAAGACGACGGCCGCCCAGAACAGAAGTATGTTCGACGCTTCTCTGCCGGGCTCACCGCCTGCGATGCTGCGAAACTGATTTATCGCATAGATACACAGCATAAGAATCACCACTACTAGCAAGATCTTCATCAACGCGCGGAACTCGTCGACCAGAATCCCAATCGCGCTTCCCGCTATTGCGGCAACTGTTCCAACCAGCACCAATGAAGATTCCATTCCAGGCGGGGCCGGCAAATATGCAGTTACGCCGCTCACCAGGGCAGCGATAGCCATGAATCCAGCTTTCTTGGCTGATCGCCCTTTCATCACTTTCTATCCGTCAACGAATCTAAATTGATACCGGTTAGGCCAAGTGGCTTTCCGTCAGGAGCGATCAAAATCAACGGTGTAATGCCAGACGGCGCGATTGAGACGTTTTCAAACCTAAGCGAATGCTGGCCATTTGCCTGAACAAGAATAACATCCTGCTTAGGATCCGCTCCAATCGCTTTGGTTTCTTCTCTCAGCACAACCTTCTCTAAGGGAATAGGACCTTTAAAGCTGAGATCACTCCTCTTCAAATTGGCATAGAATGTCTCTTGTGTAATTCCTATTGTTTGCGGTCCGAGCCCTACTCGGGTTTCTCCGGGGCCGGATGTAATATCCACCTGAAGCAACTTGTCAGCGGAATTGTATCTGAAGAGAAGTCGGGCGAATGCGGCAATGATTTTCCCCGTTTCGCTTTTATAAGTTCTTCTCAGCTCGCCGCCTGTGACGGATGATTTTGGTTCTTTTTTCGCTGCCACCTGAACGTAGGCTTGCGCTGACTTTACCCCGTCATTGCTAACTCTGATGGGAGCATTCCTGTCTAGTTTGAAATCTTCAAGGCTGCTCGCGTAGTCGTATTGGCAAGCTATGCCCCCAAAGTCCAACGGACCATCGAAAGGTATTACGAAAAGTGGTTTTGGCCAATCTAAGGAGAGTCTCTTGCTGTGTAGGTTCCGTATGTAATGCCAGGCGCGAGCTTCTGATCCCCAGCGGTCAACATCTGATCCCCACTCGAATTTGCTTTCAGTCGTTGGTGGCGTGATATCCTTCACGCTTGTCGGCGGCCCCTTGTCGAATTCAACGAGAGAGCACTCTTCGGCGAACGCGCTCACAACGTTACAAGCCAACGACAGAATAGCAGCAAAGCCGGCTACAGCGCTTCTCATCTTAGCCCTCCAACATCGTTGATATTCAGGGCGTGCGCGGCTTCTTTATGCAATGCCCGCGCGAAGGCATTGTCAACCGAATTTTGCAGTCTTGTCTTTCCACCGACCAAGCGGGCGGGCAACCGGATCAGCTCGATCCTGCATCCAGCCGTGCTCCTCGCATTCTCGGATGGCTCCGGCTTCGTGCAGCACGGAAAATGCCCACCCGCGCAGGGTCCGGAT comes from Bradyrhizobium diazoefficiens and encodes:
- a CDS encoding phospholipase D-like domain-containing protein, with translation MAIEGRRDRNAGCSFEHGQWNSDNREKFSLRGVDTESHEFETALVQPEGVVKSFSDWIGEVTRNQFLFPNQNPGVGHAITHSKMIVIDPFSDDCKVVTGSHNFSGSASEQNDDNFVVVHGNRSLAEAYSVACLATYEHYSWRAYVKRQFDQGKVPWSHLSDDPAWQGPYLSASRKKHLAIWCP